One Microcebus murinus isolate Inina chromosome 9, M.murinus_Inina_mat1.0, whole genome shotgun sequence DNA window includes the following coding sequences:
- the KCNH2 gene encoding voltage-gated inwardly rectifying potassium channel KCNH2 isoform X2 — protein MAAPAGKASGTGALRPRAQKGRVRRAVRISSLVAQEVLSLGADVLPEYKLQAPRIHRWTILHYSPFKAVWDWLILLLVIYTAVFTPYSAAFLLKETEEGPPAPDCGYACQPLAVVDLIVDIMFIVDILINFRTTYVNANEEVVSHPGRIAVHYFKGWFLIDMVAAIPFDLLIFGSGSEELIGLLKTARLLRLVRVARKLDRYSEYGAAVLFLLMCTFALIAHWLACIWYAIGNMEQPHMDSRIGWLHNLGDQIGKPYNSSGLGGPSIKDKYVTALYFTFSSLTSVGFGNVSPNTNSEKIFSICVMLIGSLMYASIFGNVSAIIQRLYSGTARYHTQMLRVREFIRFHQIPNPLRQRLEEYFQHAWSYTNGIDMNAVLKGFPECLQADICLHLNRSLLQHCKPFRGATKGCLRALAMKFKTTHAPPGDTLVHAGDLLTALYFISRGSIEILRGDVVVAILGKNDIFGEPLNLYARPGKSNGDVRALTYCDLHKIHRDDLLEVLDMYPEFSDHFWSSLEITFNLRDTNMIPGSPGSAEVEGGFNRQRKRKLSFRRRTDKDTEQPGEVSALGPGRAGAGPSSRGRPGGPWGDSPSSGPSSPESSEDEGPGRSSSPLRLVPFSSPRPPGEPPGGEPLTEDCEKSSDTCNPLSGAFSGVSNIFSFWGDSRGRQYQELPRCPAPAPSLLNIPLSSPGRRPRGDVESRLDALQRQLNRLETRLSADMATVLQLLQRQMTLVPPAYSAVTTPGPCPASSSPLLPVSPLPTLTLDSLSQVSQFMACEELPPGAPELPQDCPARRLSLPGQLGALTSQPLHRHGSDPGS, from the exons ATGGCGGCCCCAGCAGGGAAGGCGAGCGGGACAGGGGCTCTGCGGCCCAGGGCCCAGAAAGGCCGGGTGAGGCGGGCCGTGCGCATCTCCAGCCTCGTGGCCCAGGAG GTCCTGTCCCTGGGCGCCGACGTGCTGCCCGAGTACAAGCTGCAGGCGCCGCGCATCCACCGCTGGACCATCCTGCACTACAGCCCCTTCAAGGCCGTGTGGGACTGGCTCATCCTGCTGCTCGTCATCTACACGGCCGTCTTCACGCCCTACTCGGCCGCCTTCCTGCTGAAGGAGACAGAAGAGGGGCCCCCGGCCCCCGACTGCGGCTACGCCTGCCAGCCGCTGGCCGTGGTGGACCTCATCGTGGACATCATGTTCATCGTGGACATCCTCATCAACTTCCGCACCACCTACGTCAACGCCAACGAGGAGGTGGTCAGCCACCCTGGCCGCATCGCCGTCCACTACTTCAAGGGCTGGTTCCTCATCGACATGGTGGCTGCCATCCCCTTCGACCTGCTCATCTTCGGCTCTGGCTCTGAGGAG ctgATCGGGCTGCTGAAGACGGCGCGGCTGCTGCGGCTGGTGCGCGTGGCGCGGAAGCTGGACCGCTACTCGGAGTACGGGGCGGCCGTGCTCTTCCTGCTCATGTGCACGTTCGCGCTCATCGCCCACTGGCTGGCCTGCATCTGGTACGCCATCGGCAACATGGAGCAGCCGCACATGGACTCGCGCATCGGCTGGCTGCACAACCTGGGCGACCAGATCGGCAAGCCGTACAACAGCAGCGGCCTGGGCGGCCCCTCCATCAAGGACAAGTACGTGACCGCCCTCTACTTCACCTTCAGCAGCCTCACCAGCGTGGGCTTCGGCAACGTGTCCCCCAACACCAACTCCGAGAAGATCTTCTCCATCTGCGTCATGCTCATTGGCT CCCTCATGTACGCCAGCATCTTTGGCAACGTGTCGGCCATCATCCAGCGGCTGTACTCGGGCACGGCGCGCTACCACACGCAGATGCTGCGGGTGCGGGAGTTCATCCGCTTCCACCAGATCCCCAACCCGCTGCGCCAGCGCCTGGAGGAGTACTTCCAGCACGCCTGGTCCTACACCAACGGCATCGACATGAATGCG GTGCTGAAGGGCTTCCCTGAGTGCCTGCAGGCTGACATCTGCCTGCACCTGAACCGCTCGCTGCTGCAGCACTGCAAGCCCTTCCGAGGGGCCACCAAGGGCTGCCTGCGGGCGCTGGCCATGAAGTTCAAGACCACACACGCACCACCTGGGGACACGCTGGTGCATGCTGGGGACCTGCTCACCGCTCTCTACTTCATCTCCCGGGGCTCCATCGAGATCCTGCGGGGTGACGTCGTTGTGGCCATCCTGG GGAAGAATGACATCTTTGGAGAGCCGCTGAATCTGTACGCGAGGCCCGGCAAGTCCAACGGGGATGTGCGGGCCCTCACCTACTGCGACCTGCACAAGATCCACAGGGACGACCTGCTGGAGGTGCTGGATATGTACCCGGAGTTCTCGGACCACTTCTGGTCCAGCCTCGAGATCACCTTCAACCTGCGAGAC ACCAACATGATCCCGGGCTCCCCTGGCAGCGCGGAGGTGGAGGGCGGCTTCAACCGGCAGCGCAAGCGCAAGCTGTCCTTCCGCAGGCGCACGGACAAGG ACACGGAGCAGCCAGGGGAGGTGTCGGCTttggggccgggccgggcgggggcagGGCCCAGTAGCCGGGGCCGGCCGGGGGGGCCGTGGGGGGACAGCCCGTCCAGCGGCCCCTCCAGCCCCGAGAGCAGTGAGGATGAGGGCCCAGGCCGCAGCTCCAGCCCCCTCCGCCTGGTGCCCttctccagccccaggccccccgGAGAGCCGCCGGGCGGGGAGCCCCTGACGGAGGACTGCGAGAAGAGCAGCGACACCTGCAACCCGCTGTCAG GCGCCTTCTCCGGAGTGTCCAACATTTTCAGCTTCTGGGGGGACAGTCGCGGCCGCCAGTACCAGGAGCTGCCtcgctgccccgcccccgcccccagcctcctCAACATCCCCCTTTCCAGCCCGGGCCGGCGGCCGCGGGGCGACGTGGAGAGCAGGCTGGACGCCCTGCAGCGGCAGCTCAACAG gcTGGAGACCCGGCTGAGTGCGGACATGGCCACCGTGCTGCAGCTGCTACAGAGGCAGATGACGCTGGTCCCACCCGCCTACAGTGCTGTGACCACCCCGGGGCCCtgccccgcctcctcctcccctctactACCCGTCAGCCCCCTCCCTACCCTCACCCTGGACTCGCTTTCTCAG GTTTCCCAGTTCATGGCGTGCGAGGAGCTTCCCCCGGGGGCCCCAGAGCTCCCCCAAGACTGCCCCGCTCGACGCCTCTCCCTGCCGGGCCAGCTGGGGGccctcacctcccagcccctgcacAGACACGGCTCAGATCCTGGCAGTTAG
- the KCNH2 gene encoding voltage-gated inwardly rectifying potassium channel KCNH2 isoform X1 yields MPVRRGHVAPQNTFLDTIIRKFEGQSRKFIIANARVENCAVIYCNDGFCELCGYSRAEVMQRPCTCDFLHGPRTQRRAAAQIAQALLGAEERKVEIAFYRKDGSCFLCLVDVVPVKNEDGAVIMFILNFEVVMEKDMVGSPAHDTNHRGPPTSWLASGRAKTFRLKLPALLALTARESSVRAGGAGGAGTPGAVVVDVDLTPAAPSSQSLALDEVTAMDNHVEGLGPAEERRALVAPGSPPASAPGPHPSPRAHSLNPEASGSSCSLARTRSRESCASVRRASSADDIEAMRAGALPPPPPRHASTGAMHPLRSGLLNSTSDSDLVRYRTISKIPQITLNFVDLKGDPFLASPTSDREIIAPKIKDRTHNVTEKVTQVLSLGADVLPEYKLQAPRIHRWTILHYSPFKAVWDWLILLLVIYTAVFTPYSAAFLLKETEEGPPAPDCGYACQPLAVVDLIVDIMFIVDILINFRTTYVNANEEVVSHPGRIAVHYFKGWFLIDMVAAIPFDLLIFGSGSEELIGLLKTARLLRLVRVARKLDRYSEYGAAVLFLLMCTFALIAHWLACIWYAIGNMEQPHMDSRIGWLHNLGDQIGKPYNSSGLGGPSIKDKYVTALYFTFSSLTSVGFGNVSPNTNSEKIFSICVMLIGSLMYASIFGNVSAIIQRLYSGTARYHTQMLRVREFIRFHQIPNPLRQRLEEYFQHAWSYTNGIDMNAVLKGFPECLQADICLHLNRSLLQHCKPFRGATKGCLRALAMKFKTTHAPPGDTLVHAGDLLTALYFISRGSIEILRGDVVVAILGKNDIFGEPLNLYARPGKSNGDVRALTYCDLHKIHRDDLLEVLDMYPEFSDHFWSSLEITFNLRDTNMIPGSPGSAEVEGGFNRQRKRKLSFRRRTDKDTEQPGEVSALGPGRAGAGPSSRGRPGGPWGDSPSSGPSSPESSEDEGPGRSSSPLRLVPFSSPRPPGEPPGGEPLTEDCEKSSDTCNPLSGAFSGVSNIFSFWGDSRGRQYQELPRCPAPAPSLLNIPLSSPGRRPRGDVESRLDALQRQLNRLETRLSADMATVLQLLQRQMTLVPPAYSAVTTPGPCPASSSPLLPVSPLPTLTLDSLSQVSQFMACEELPPGAPELPQDCPARRLSLPGQLGALTSQPLHRHGSDPGS; encoded by the exons GGAGCTGCTTCCTGTGTCTGGTGGACGTGGTGCCCGTGAAGAACGAGGATGGAGCTGTCATCATGTTCATCCTCAACTTCGAGGTGGTGATGGAGAAGGACATGGTGGGGTCCCCGGCTCATGACACCAATCACCGGGGGCCCCCCACCAGCTGGCTGGCCTCAG GCCGCGCCAAGACCTTCCGCCTGAAGCTGCCCGCGCTGCTGGCGCTGACGGCCCGGGAGTCGTCGGTGCGGGCTGGCGGTGCAGGCGGCGCGGGCACCCCGGGGGCCGTGGTGGTGGACGTGGACCTGACGCCCGCGGCGCCGAGCAGCCAGTCGCTGGCCCTGGACGAGGTGACGGCCATGGACAACCACGTGGAGGGGCTCGGGCCGGCCGAGGAGCGGCGCGCGCTGGTGGCCCCCGGCTCCCCGCCTGCCAGCGCGCCCGGCCCGCACCCGTCGCCCCGGGCGCACAGCCTCAACCCTGAGGCATCAGGCTCCAGCTGCAGTCTGGCCCGGACGCGCTCCAGAGAGAGCTGCGCCAGCGTGCGCCGGGCCTCGTCCGCGGACGACATCGAGGCCATGCGCGCTGGGGCgctgcccccgccgccgccgcgccacGCCAGCACCG GGGCCATGCACCCCCTGCGTAGCGGCCTGCTTAACTCCACCTCAGACTCGGACCTCGTGCGCTACCGCACCATTAGCAAGATTCCCCAAATCACCCTCAACTTTGTGGACCTCAAGGGCGACCCCTTCCTGGCTTCGCCCACCAGCGACCGGGAAATCATAGCACCCAAGATAAAGGATCGGACCCACAATGTCACCGAGAAGGTCACCCAG GTCCTGTCCCTGGGCGCCGACGTGCTGCCCGAGTACAAGCTGCAGGCGCCGCGCATCCACCGCTGGACCATCCTGCACTACAGCCCCTTCAAGGCCGTGTGGGACTGGCTCATCCTGCTGCTCGTCATCTACACGGCCGTCTTCACGCCCTACTCGGCCGCCTTCCTGCTGAAGGAGACAGAAGAGGGGCCCCCGGCCCCCGACTGCGGCTACGCCTGCCAGCCGCTGGCCGTGGTGGACCTCATCGTGGACATCATGTTCATCGTGGACATCCTCATCAACTTCCGCACCACCTACGTCAACGCCAACGAGGAGGTGGTCAGCCACCCTGGCCGCATCGCCGTCCACTACTTCAAGGGCTGGTTCCTCATCGACATGGTGGCTGCCATCCCCTTCGACCTGCTCATCTTCGGCTCTGGCTCTGAGGAG ctgATCGGGCTGCTGAAGACGGCGCGGCTGCTGCGGCTGGTGCGCGTGGCGCGGAAGCTGGACCGCTACTCGGAGTACGGGGCGGCCGTGCTCTTCCTGCTCATGTGCACGTTCGCGCTCATCGCCCACTGGCTGGCCTGCATCTGGTACGCCATCGGCAACATGGAGCAGCCGCACATGGACTCGCGCATCGGCTGGCTGCACAACCTGGGCGACCAGATCGGCAAGCCGTACAACAGCAGCGGCCTGGGCGGCCCCTCCATCAAGGACAAGTACGTGACCGCCCTCTACTTCACCTTCAGCAGCCTCACCAGCGTGGGCTTCGGCAACGTGTCCCCCAACACCAACTCCGAGAAGATCTTCTCCATCTGCGTCATGCTCATTGGCT CCCTCATGTACGCCAGCATCTTTGGCAACGTGTCGGCCATCATCCAGCGGCTGTACTCGGGCACGGCGCGCTACCACACGCAGATGCTGCGGGTGCGGGAGTTCATCCGCTTCCACCAGATCCCCAACCCGCTGCGCCAGCGCCTGGAGGAGTACTTCCAGCACGCCTGGTCCTACACCAACGGCATCGACATGAATGCG GTGCTGAAGGGCTTCCCTGAGTGCCTGCAGGCTGACATCTGCCTGCACCTGAACCGCTCGCTGCTGCAGCACTGCAAGCCCTTCCGAGGGGCCACCAAGGGCTGCCTGCGGGCGCTGGCCATGAAGTTCAAGACCACACACGCACCACCTGGGGACACGCTGGTGCATGCTGGGGACCTGCTCACCGCTCTCTACTTCATCTCCCGGGGCTCCATCGAGATCCTGCGGGGTGACGTCGTTGTGGCCATCCTGG GGAAGAATGACATCTTTGGAGAGCCGCTGAATCTGTACGCGAGGCCCGGCAAGTCCAACGGGGATGTGCGGGCCCTCACCTACTGCGACCTGCACAAGATCCACAGGGACGACCTGCTGGAGGTGCTGGATATGTACCCGGAGTTCTCGGACCACTTCTGGTCCAGCCTCGAGATCACCTTCAACCTGCGAGAC ACCAACATGATCCCGGGCTCCCCTGGCAGCGCGGAGGTGGAGGGCGGCTTCAACCGGCAGCGCAAGCGCAAGCTGTCCTTCCGCAGGCGCACGGACAAGG ACACGGAGCAGCCAGGGGAGGTGTCGGCTttggggccgggccgggcgggggcagGGCCCAGTAGCCGGGGCCGGCCGGGGGGGCCGTGGGGGGACAGCCCGTCCAGCGGCCCCTCCAGCCCCGAGAGCAGTGAGGATGAGGGCCCAGGCCGCAGCTCCAGCCCCCTCCGCCTGGTGCCCttctccagccccaggccccccgGAGAGCCGCCGGGCGGGGAGCCCCTGACGGAGGACTGCGAGAAGAGCAGCGACACCTGCAACCCGCTGTCAG GCGCCTTCTCCGGAGTGTCCAACATTTTCAGCTTCTGGGGGGACAGTCGCGGCCGCCAGTACCAGGAGCTGCCtcgctgccccgcccccgcccccagcctcctCAACATCCCCCTTTCCAGCCCGGGCCGGCGGCCGCGGGGCGACGTGGAGAGCAGGCTGGACGCCCTGCAGCGGCAGCTCAACAG gcTGGAGACCCGGCTGAGTGCGGACATGGCCACCGTGCTGCAGCTGCTACAGAGGCAGATGACGCTGGTCCCACCCGCCTACAGTGCTGTGACCACCCCGGGGCCCtgccccgcctcctcctcccctctactACCCGTCAGCCCCCTCCCTACCCTCACCCTGGACTCGCTTTCTCAG GTTTCCCAGTTCATGGCGTGCGAGGAGCTTCCCCCGGGGGCCCCAGAGCTCCCCCAAGACTGCCCCGCTCGACGCCTCTCCCTGCCGGGCCAGCTGGGGGccctcacctcccagcccctgcacAGACACGGCTCAGATCCTGGCAGTTAG